From the Candidatus Schekmanbacteria bacterium genome, one window contains:
- a CDS encoding Ig-like domain-containing protein → MRNKKFIFLLVVSWCFLFIISNPLLVQSSDSNKSSQSLSIKISPSKKSVKKGAKQKFNVNVAGIKGNSSAYKAKATDIEKDIIWMVNEIQGGNKDVGKINSRGVYRAPKKVPSSNPVYISAYSSKYELHSNKARIAVVSTKKKGVISFKAKWVSGRSARVSNGIPAEVKKVKGVAVNSLTGEKFTAGPVNVEDRVLEFPDVPLEGNYTVTLYGIDDSGKEIYKGTVSDVKATAPGDTTKPVTIILTIVNGEVEVSAIEPAITEIHTGSTQQFTVTISGVFDPEVKWSVSGDGDLGTITKNGLYTAPTTINEAVTATVKAAWKEDGSKFSEISFSIVEDEDIVSISVSPVTATVESEGTVQFDATVTGSADTSVAWSVEGGSSNGTIDSAGLYTAPSVIVTTTVTVKAVSNADPSKYAIALVTVNPVSLPEVLFSNPDNGSTGVAIDTTVQVTFSEAMNSSTINTSTFIVNGITGTVVYFTDSMSAVFTPSAPLSYDMVYTATITAGVENLAGNNMASPYVWFFKTQSPLPAPSPWSWTFSTGLDDDQANSVTATPDGGCVAAGYTVPETNPSEGYFWIANIGSEGTVNWQKTYNPDVNRDEILAIERTTDSGYVLAGYTVSSSVVGSTDDFCVIKINSDGTPEWQKTYGGSSMEQAESIQQTSDGGYIVAGWSYSFSSSSDDIWILKLNSDGSVAWKAKYGEEGITEEATKIIETSDGGYFVVGHTVSSSEISSGYDVWALKLDSDGSISWQEKIGEGANDRAQSVIETSGGEYLIAGYKSSYGGGPTDFWLIKLDLSGNILWQKTYGGTSTDIAEDVRETSDGNFIVAGWTYSFIHDGDSAGWLIKVGSSGDIIWQKTYSLPASTLGERFNSVALSPDGGIIVAGYADTFDADYHDPWVMKLNSEGNLPGVCNIVVADTDVIPLSTTALAVATTVIPSDTSVSIASTSVVDEVGYSLTPISQCIYGGTLTPVDVLWAKTYGGPERDNAKVVRQTSDGGYIVAGNTESGGWWDILLMKLKIDGSIEWQKTFGGTHDDLVYSCEQTSDGGYIVAGTTGFTGTASSEVADIWLFKVDAAGNIEWQKKFGGGSGDSNTEIAQSVHQTSDGGYIVTGGIVVSSGNNDLWVARLDSSGTVLWQKKYGGSNSEWGYSIDETSDGGFIVAGEGSFGSGTEAWILKLNSDGTVAWQKTFGGTNYDLATSVRETSDGAYIVAAYSTSIHSDGDVWILKLNSDGSVAWQNIYDSSLTEYPRSIEQAKDGGYIITGYTFLTSSDINAFVLKLDSAGTVEWGNTYVGPYNELSSSVWQTLEGGYIVAGQTDSTGAGSEDFWILRIDSNGDIGIDCSYVFPQDFVSGVTTLSPVDTIVSPVTVTLAVSSTSITSGTSSLASATQCSAPLIGSLVVYVMSSGDADTDQAVINALVARKHIPVLGPQVGEWDGTQTDIYGYNVVVLQNSYNWSSSGSMPVSGENALIDFVDSGGGLVTGEWLIWNIDSGGRHTGLDPIIPADMVSWNSASSTSYSQYDISDPILNNGLPSSFTFSMNSISGSESNLAAKSGATEYYYSSNSGAAGVVGWDYGSGRVISFSTLLSDVELSNSDYSTLFVNAVEWAGTPAP, encoded by the coding sequence ATGCGAAATAAAAAATTTATCTTTTTACTGGTAGTTTCATGGTGTTTCCTCTTTATCATTTCCAATCCACTTTTAGTTCAAAGTTCAGATTCCAACAAGTCATCCCAATCATTAAGCATTAAGATCTCTCCATCCAAAAAATCTGTTAAGAAGGGAGCAAAACAGAAATTTAACGTCAATGTTGCCGGGATTAAAGGTAATAGTTCTGCTTATAAAGCCAAAGCAACAGACATAGAGAAAGATATTATTTGGATGGTCAATGAGATACAAGGAGGCAACAAGGATGTTGGCAAGATAAATAGCCGTGGTGTTTACAGGGCTCCAAAGAAAGTGCCTTCCTCAAATCCTGTCTATATAAGCGCATACAGTTCGAAATATGAACTTCATTCCAATAAAGCAAGAATTGCTGTTGTTTCAACAAAGAAGAAGGGTGTGATTTCATTTAAGGCGAAGTGGGTATCAGGGAGGTCTGCGAGGGTTTCAAATGGTATCCCTGCTGAGGTAAAAAAAGTAAAAGGAGTTGCGGTTAATAGCCTGACCGGAGAAAAGTTTACAGCGGGTCCTGTAAATGTTGAAGACAGGGTATTGGAGTTCCCCGATGTGCCTCTTGAAGGAAATTATACGGTAACTCTCTATGGCATTGATGATTCCGGCAAGGAGATTTACAAGGGAACTGTTTCGGATGTAAAGGCAACAGCGCCTGGAGATACAACAAAGCCAGTTACAATAATATTGACGATAGTTAACGGTGAAGTTGAGGTCAGCGCCATAGAGCCTGCGATAACTGAGATTCATACCGGGAGCACGCAGCAGTTTACGGTTACGATTTCCGGGGTATTTGATCCTGAGGTTAAATGGTCTGTAAGCGGTGACGGGGATTTAGGGACAATTACCAAGAACGGTTTGTACACTGCTCCGACGACAATTAACGAAGCAGTCACTGCTACTGTTAAAGCTGCATGGAAAGAGGACGGCTCCAAATTCAGTGAGATTAGTTTCAGCATAGTTGAGGATGAGGACATTGTTTCAATAAGTGTCAGCCCTGTAACAGCGACTGTGGAATCAGAGGGCACTGTTCAGTTTGATGCAACTGTTACAGGCAGTGCTGACACATCGGTTGCATGGTCAGTTGAGGGGGGGAGCAGTAACGGAACGATAGATTCTGCCGGGCTATACACAGCGCCGTCAGTTATTGTAACAACTACTGTCACTGTGAAAGCTGTGAGTAATGCAGACCCTTCAAAGTATGCTATAGCATTGGTTACGGTAAATCCTGTTTCACTGCCCGAGGTTTTATTCTCTAATCCAGATAACGGCTCGACAGGGGTCGCAATCGACACGACCGTTCAGGTGACATTCAGCGAAGCAATGAATTCATCTACAATCAATACATCTACATTTATAGTAAACGGCATAACAGGAACAGTTGTCTATTTCACTGATTCCATGTCTGCTGTTTTTACTCCTTCTGCTCCTTTAAGCTATGACATGGTTTACACAGCTACTATTACAGCAGGTGTTGAAAACCTTGCAGGTAATAATATGGCATCTCCTTATGTCTGGTTTTTTAAAACTCAGTCTCCACTGCCTGCGCCTTCTCCATGGTCATGGACATTTTCAACCGGATTGGATGATGATCAAGCTAATTCTGTTACCGCTACTCCAGACGGAGGGTGTGTTGCAGCAGGATATACTGTTCCAGAAACAAATCCCTCTGAAGGTTATTTCTGGATAGCGAATATTGGAAGCGAAGGCACGGTGAACTGGCAGAAAACGTATAATCCGGATGTAAATAGAGATGAAATACTTGCTATTGAGCGGACAACTGACAGCGGATATGTGCTTGCCGGTTACACAGTTTCAAGTTCTGTTGTAGGTTCTACTGATGACTTCTGTGTTATTAAAATTAATTCCGATGGAACCCCTGAGTGGCAGAAGACCTATGGAGGCTCTTCTATGGAGCAGGCTGAATCAATCCAGCAGACCTCAGACGGTGGCTATATAGTTGCAGGGTGGTCCTATTCATTCAGTTCCAGCAGTGATGATATATGGATATTAAAGCTTAATTCTGACGGGAGTGTTGCCTGGAAAGCAAAATACGGTGAAGAGGGCATTACTGAAGAAGCTACGAAAATAATTGAAACATCTGACGGAGGCTATTTTGTTGTGGGACACACTGTTTCATCTTCCGAAATAAGCTCGGGTTATGATGTGTGGGCGCTTAAGCTCGACTCTGATGGCTCAATTTCTTGGCAGGAAAAGATCGGCGAAGGGGCTAATGACAGAGCTCAATCTGTAATAGAAACATCAGGCGGAGAATATCTGATTGCTGGCTATAAGAGTTCCTATGGAGGAGGTCCCACTGATTTCTGGCTTATCAAGCTCGATTTATCGGGCAATATATTATGGCAGAAAACATATGGAGGTACGTCCACTGACATTGCAGAGGATGTCCGGGAAACTTCAGATGGCAATTTTATTGTAGCTGGCTGGACTTATTCATTTATCCATGACGGAGACAGCGCCGGCTGGTTAATAAAGGTAGGTTCGTCAGGTGATATAATCTGGCAGAAGACATATTCCCTGCCGGCATCTACATTGGGAGAAAGATTTAATTCTGTTGCTCTCTCCCCGGATGGTGGCATTATTGTGGCTGGATATGCTGACACATTTGATGCGGACTATCATGATCCCTGGGTAATGAAACTCAATTCAGAAGGAAATTTACCCGGAGTTTGCAATATTGTGGTTGCTGATACGGATGTAATTCCTCTTTCTACTACTGCTTTAGCGGTTGCTACAACTGTAATTCCCTCTGATACATCAGTAAGTATTGCATCAACGTCTGTTGTTGACGAGGTAGGCTATTCCCTTACGCCCATAAGTCAGTGTATTTACGGAGGAACCCTTACTCCTGTTGATGTGCTCTGGGCAAAGACATACGGCGGTCCTGAGAGGGATAATGCCAAAGTTGTCAGGCAGACATCAGACGGCGGGTATATTGTCGCAGGCAATACTGAATCGGGAGGTTGGTGGGATATTTTATTAATGAAACTGAAGATTGACGGTTCAATTGAGTGGCAGAAAACTTTTGGCGGGACGCATGATGACCTTGTCTATTCCTGCGAGCAGACATCAGACGGCGGATATATAGTTGCAGGGACAACTGGTTTTACAGGAACTGCCAGTTCCGAGGTTGCGGATATCTGGCTATTTAAGGTTGACGCAGCCGGCAATATTGAATGGCAGAAGAAGTTTGGCGGAGGCTCGGGAGATAGCAATACTGAAATTGCCCAGTCAGTGCATCAGACATCTGACGGTGGTTATATCGTTACCGGAGGTATTGTTGTTTCTTCCGGGAACAATGATTTATGGGTAGCAAGGCTTGATTCATCGGGAACTGTTTTATGGCAGAAAAAATATGGAGGAAGCAATTCAGAGTGGGGTTATTCAATAGATGAAACATCTGATGGCGGGTTTATTGTTGCAGGTGAAGGTTCTTTTGGTTCAGGCACTGAAGCATGGATATTGAAGCTTAATTCAGACGGCACAGTTGCATGGCAGAAAACTTTTGGCGGGACCAATTATGATTTAGCCACGTCCGTTAGAGAAACTTCTGACGGCGCTTATATAGTAGCGGCTTATTCGACGTCAATTCATTCTGATGGAGATGTTTGGATATTAAAACTGAATTCTGACGGCTCGGTTGCATGGCAGAATATCTATGACAGCTCGTTAACCGAATACCCTCGTTCAATTGAGCAGGCAAAGGACGGAGGGTATATAATAACAGGCTACACCTTCTTAACAAGTTCTGATATTAATGCCTTTGTGTTGAAACTTGATTCAGCCGGAACTGTTGAATGGGGGAATACCTATGTTGGTCCATACAATGAACTGTCTTCATCTGTATGGCAGACTTTAGAAGGCGGTTATATTGTTGCAGGACAGACAGATTCAACTGGAGCAGGAAGCGAAGATTTCTGGATATTGCGTATTGATTCGAATGGAGATATCGGAATCGATTGTTCCTATGTTTTCCCGCAGGATTTTGTTTCTGGCGTCACTACTTTATCTCCGGTTGATACAATTGTATCACCTGTAACAGTCACTTTAGCAGTTTCTTCCACATCTATTACCAGCGGCACAAGCTCTCTCGCATCTGCAACACAATGTTCTGCACCTCTTATTGGGTCGCTTGTCGTTTATGTAATGAGCAGCGGCGATGCTGATACCGACCAGGCAGTGATTAATGCACTTGTTGCCCGCAAGCATATCCCTGTTCTTGGACCACAAGTGGGAGAATGGGATGGCACACAGACAGATATTTACGGATATAATGTTGTAGTGCTTCAGAATAGCTATAACTGGAGTTCAAGCGGCAGCATGCCGGTTTCCGGTGAAAATGCCCTTATTGATTTTGTAGACAGCGGCGGCGGGCTTGTCACAGGAGAATGGCTCATCTGGAATATTGATTCAGGTGGCAGGCATACAGGGCTTGATCCTATTATTCCGGCTGATATGGTCTCATGGAACAGTGCATCATCTACAAGTTATTCGCAATATGATATATCTGACCCAATACTTAACAATGGGCTTCCTTCATCTTTCACTTTTTCAATGAACAGTATTAGCGGTTCAGAATCAAATCTTGCTGCCAAATCCGGAGCAACAGAATATTACTACAGCAGTAATTCCGGTGCCGCTGGTGTGGTAGGCTGGGATTATGGAAGCGGACGTGTCATTAGCTTTTCCACACTTCTTTCTGATGTTGAGCTTTCAAACTCTGATTATTCAACTCTCTTTGTAAACGCCGTTGAATGGGCGGGCACACCTGCCCCTTAG
- a CDS encoding phospholipid carrier-dependent glycosyltransferase — MINSLSKKRFSFLIILVFIIFYIMPLGVRPLFIKDETRYGEIPREMISTDEWIVPHLNGLRYFEKPVLGYWLNAGSILLFGENNFAVRFPSAMATGLSALLIFLMLKKSVKESIEEANTAAIIFLTCFAVFGIGTFSILDNMFVFFLTGMMMTFYLASDSENDLWRQRTLLAASGIFCGLAFLTKGFLAVALPALVIVPWLIWQGRWKDILRFSWLPLVVSILVVLPWSILVNIKEPDFWNFFFWEQHVRRFIGHDAQHKRNFGFFLLTMPAMFLPWTFMIPAASSSIREKIGEESQIGNLTRFCFCWFLFPFLLFSVSKSKLLTYILPCFPPLAILMSLGLLNTLKKGKNKNFQSGAAVSSIIFSLILIALFYLQFYGYKGFYPYSKTWEWVLLESAVIFMILFCSLSLRKLKSAGDKVLLFSLAPLLLLFSYPFIIPDMVIKEQALGSFLESHKDDVLPGTLILSDESPVTAVCWYYKRDNVYLIENEGELGYGLEYNDAKHKALKKADASLLINKNRGNVVLVASAGNYKRWKKRLPKPESEDYYDVDGYVFVKY; from the coding sequence ATGATAAACTCACTATCAAAAAAACGTTTTTCTTTTCTGATTATATTAGTTTTTATCATATTTTATATAATGCCGCTAGGGGTGCGTCCTTTGTTTATCAAGGATGAAACACGTTATGGAGAAATTCCCCGTGAGATGATAAGTACAGATGAATGGATTGTCCCTCACCTGAATGGTTTACGTTATTTTGAAAAACCTGTCTTAGGCTACTGGCTTAATGCCGGTTCCATATTGCTTTTTGGTGAAAACAATTTTGCAGTGCGTTTCCCATCTGCTATGGCTACAGGGCTTTCTGCACTGTTAATTTTTCTGATGCTTAAGAAATCGGTCAAAGAAAGTATCGAAGAAGCAAATACAGCCGCGATTATTTTCCTGACTTGTTTTGCTGTGTTCGGAATAGGTACGTTTTCTATCCTCGATAATATGTTTGTATTCTTTCTCACAGGAATGATGATGACCTTTTATCTTGCCTCTGATTCAGAGAATGACTTATGGAGGCAAAGAACTTTACTGGCGGCGTCAGGGATTTTCTGCGGGCTCGCTTTTCTTACCAAAGGATTTTTAGCTGTTGCGCTGCCGGCTCTCGTTATCGTCCCCTGGCTTATCTGGCAGGGTAGGTGGAAAGACATCCTCCGGTTTTCATGGCTGCCTCTGGTTGTATCTATACTTGTCGTACTCCCCTGGAGTATTTTGGTTAATATTAAGGAGCCTGATTTCTGGAATTTTTTTTTCTGGGAACAGCATGTACGTCGTTTTATTGGACACGATGCCCAACACAAAAGAAATTTTGGATTTTTCCTGTTAACTATGCCCGCCATGTTTTTACCCTGGACGTTTATGATTCCTGCAGCATCTTCTTCCATAAGAGAGAAGATTGGGGAAGAAAGTCAAATTGGTAATCTCACGCGGTTTTGCTTTTGCTGGTTTCTTTTTCCTTTTCTTTTATTTTCAGTATCAAAGTCCAAGCTTCTGACCTATATCCTCCCCTGTTTTCCGCCCCTTGCCATTCTCATGTCCCTTGGACTTTTGAATACTCTAAAGAAAGGGAAAAACAAAAATTTTCAATCAGGCGCAGCGGTATCTTCAATAATTTTCAGCTTAATCCTGATTGCACTTTTCTACCTGCAGTTCTATGGCTATAAAGGCTTTTATCCATATAGTAAAACATGGGAATGGGTTCTCTTGGAAAGTGCCGTTATATTCATGATACTATTTTGTAGTTTGAGCTTAAGGAAACTTAAATCAGCAGGGGACAAGGTCCTTTTATTCTCTCTTGCTCCTCTTTTGTTGCTTTTCAGTTATCCTTTTATTATTCCGGACATGGTTATTAAAGAACAGGCATTGGGATCATTCCTTGAATCACACAAAGATGATGTTTTACCAGGGACTCTTATCTTGTCTGATGAAAGTCCTGTTACTGCTGTTTGCTGGTATTACAAAAGAGATAATGTATATCTGATTGAAAACGAGGGGGAGCTTGGTTATGGACTTGAATATAATGATGCAAAACATAAGGCGCTTAAAAAGGCAGATGCTTCGCTGCTAATAAATAAGAATCGTGGAAATGTTGTTCTTGTGGCCAGTGCGGGAAATTATAAACGCTGGAAAAAGCGCCTTCCCAAGCCAGAGTCTGAAGATTATTATGATGTCGATGGTTATGTTTTTGTTAAATATTAA